The region CATGATGTAAGGAGTCGTTGAAAGTGGTTTAAGTTCTTGATCATCTTTAAAGACAGTCATTAGAGTTAGAGGATGTTGCCCATATAGCCCAACTTCAAGTGTCTCATTGGTTGTATTTGTTTCGGTAAACCATAGTACTAACCCTTTTTTTGAACTTCCAAGTTCATCATCGACAATTTCAGCTTTGTCAAATGAGACCAATCCAAGGATTTGGTCGTCATTTTGAATGGTGATTTGATCACCGATAGTTAAGTGAGGGAGTGTTTCGTAGTCATGGCGTGATAATCCATTTTCAAGATAGAGTTGTGCTTCATTTACGATATAATCACTACTATCTATCAGTGTATTAACGGATGGTTCTTCTTCCTCTTCAATCGCAATATTTTCTTCGGCTGTTTCAATTTTTGTTGGGGATTCTTCTATGATTTCCGGCTGTGGTTGTGCATCTTCCATGACATTTTGTTTTTGATGACAGGCAGTTAAGAATAGTAAACTTAAGAGTAGTATTTTTTTCATGTTGGTAATCCCTTTCAATTCTATGATATGAAATTATAGCATATTGATAGATGATTAAGGTTAAATTTACAATATTAATAATAAAATTCCATAACTTTGTTATAATTTGGCGAAAAAAAATAAGGTCACCGTTAGGGTGGCCTTATTTTACTTCAATCAAAAAGCTTTGATAGTTACTATAAGTGTTATCTAGCGCTTGATTGATGAGATATTCTCCCTTCCCAGCATAGCTATAATGGTTATAGCACAGACGACTTTTTCCTGGCTCTAGCGTATTAGGGGTAGAACAAGCTTCTACCTTTGCTTGTTGTTGAGTGAACTCGACATGCTGTGTTTGAAGATAATCTTCATCTGCAAATTTTAGGTTTAGTTCATCTGCAGGCATCAGTTTAAGTTCATCTTCTCCATAGAAAACACTTGTATTGACAACTGGATCTAACACGCGTCCTGCTAATCCAACGTGAATTTCCTGATCACTAATATTAGTTTCTTTGTAGTAAAAGGCAATGCCTTTACGTCCACTTTTTTGATGGTCATCAATAATTTCATAATGATCAAATTGAACGGTTGCATAATCTGTTTCACCATTATTAAGGGTGATGACATCATTAGAATTTAGATAGGGTAGTGTTTCATAATAGGCACGTCCCACTCCGTTTTCTAAATAAAGTGAAGGGGTATTTTGATTAGGAGATTCAAGGGAGGGTTGGATGGAATGTGTTGAAGGATTGTCCTCATTATTTGATGGTTTTTCTTCATCTGATAAAAGAGGAGAGTCGAATTCTTCTTCTTTGTTTGGAAGAGTCATTTGACTAGGATTTTGTAGGGAAACTGAGGTAGATTGGGGTTCCTCAGTTGGGAATTCAATCTGCGTGAGTTTCAGTGGCATGCCTGGGGTGTTGAGTAAGACAAGTTCGGGTACAGGGGTAGAACAAGCACTGAGTAGGGATAGCTCACAGATTAAAAATAGAATGCCTAGAGGTTTCATAATTGCCCCCTTTCATAACGAATTTAATTATAGCGGTTAAAAGGGCACCTGACAATTGGAAGTATTGAAAGAAAAGATATTTTTTTGAAGAAAACGTCTAAAAAAATAAACGAAGTATGACGAGCTGTCATAAGCTATAGTAAGAAAGTTTAGTAGGAGATGATGAGATTCATTAGAAGTAAAAATTTTGAGAAATAATAAAAATTATGGCTTAGAATGGATATTTTAGCAATATAATGACGATAATAAAAAGTAAGCGTTTAAATCTCGTAAAAAGGAGGTGAAAATGATGAAGTGGTTAGTGAACGAAAGTGATCATTATGTGTTTCATGTACATGCGGGCAGTTTGGCGCAGAAGGATATTGAAGAGATTATGGAGTATCAAGAGCATTGCCTGAAGTATGTGTTACAGGTTTTAAGACTTGAGTTGGAAGAGAAAATTCATTATTTTTTATGTGATAGTTTAGATGAGGTTGGAATGTATTATGGTGATTATGTTCCGTGTAGTAGTTTTTTTCGTGATCCATTTGAGATTTATGCAGTCTATAGTCGGAAACAAAAAGCGATTGGCTTTCATCAAGATGTGTTGTTGTTAGCTAATTTAATTAATCGACCAAATGCAGTGGCCATTCGAGAAGGGTTAGCGATGTTTTTTAATAAGAAATGGTTTGGTGTTCATAATTTTGAGTGGGTTCTTTATTGGTTAGAGAATGACCAGTATGTTTCATTACAACGTTTGATGAAAGACGAGTATTTTTATGATTATCCCCCTTATTTAACGTATCCTGTCGTCGGTGCTTTTACGCAATATCTCATTATGACATACGGAATGGATAAATATTTATCATTTTATCGATTAAATGAATCAACGGTTAATAAACGATTTAAGGAAATGTACGGGGAGGGAATTAAGACGATTGAAAAAGAGTTTTTAGATTATGTGAGATTATTTAAATTGGATTATGCGATGAAAGAGCGGATTATCGAATTAATCAGTGAAATGTAAGATGTCATCTCTTAAGAGGAAGAGATGACATCTTTTATGTTTTGATTGACAGTAGATAAAAAATGAATTACAATGACTATAATATTGATTTTATACAATTAAATTTCATAAAATCATATGAGGTGAAATGATGAACAAATATGAAGCATTAAAATTAGAGAATCAGTTGTGCTTTGCTTTATATGCGACATCTCGTGAAGTCATTAAGTTATATAAACCATTTTTAGATGCGTTTGGCTTAACGTATACGCAATATATTACATTGCTTGTTTTATGGGAAAAGGAAGCTATCTCATTTAAGGATTTAGGACAGGCTTTGCATTTAGATTCAGGTACGTTAACGCCGCTCATTAAAAAATTAGAAGCGATGAAATTAGTCATCAAATATCGTGATCCACAAGATGACCGTGTCGTGATTGTGGAATTAACCGAAGATGGGCGTGTGTTAAAAGATGAAATGGTAGATATTCCAAATCAATTATTCTGTCGTGTTGGTGGCGAGGTAGAAGAGTACGCTAGCTTGAAATCATCACTGGAATCTTTATTAAAGAAATTGAGTTAAATCACGGATTTAACTTTAATTTTTTCTAAATTAATTGTATAAAATTAAATTTGATAAAATTAGAAAGAAGGAATGAAAATGAATTTTTATCATTTAGAAGCGAAGAAAATGAATGGACAAATGGTTCGAATGGATGAATATCAAGGAAAAGTGGTATTGATTGTCAATACAGCGAGTAAGTGTGGATTAACACCTCAATTTAAAGAATTAGAAGCTCTTTATCAAGATTATAAACCTCAAGGGTTTGAAGTACTTGGCTTTCCATGTAATCAATTTGCAAAACAAGATTCAGGAAGTAATAAAGAGATTCATGAGTTTTGCCAACTGAATTATGGCGTGAGTTTTACAATGTTTGAAAAAATAGAAGTGAATGGGGAAGGAGCACATCCACTTTATCGATTTTTAAAAAAGGAAGCAAAAGGACTGTTTAGCTCAGAGATTAAGTGGAATTTTACGAAGTTTTTAATTGATCAAAATGGTCGTGTCATTAGACGATATGCCCCAACGGTAAAACCTTCAAAGATTGAAGCAGATATTCAAAAATTATTAAAGTAAGGAAAAATTAGATGAAGCGTCAAATGGTTTATAGGCTAAATTTTTTCAACAGGATTTGAAACGGTAACAGGGGATACTAAATGGTTACTAGTGGATCGTGTAGGAAATGTTGTGGTGCGTTTTACACCGATAATGAAACGAGAATAATTAGAAGATGCCATTAAAGAATTAATTTAATGAGTCGTAATAAGTAAGATTAAAAAAGATTGAGTTTTCTAAAGACTCAATCTTTTTTATGACGATTATTTAAAACAAAAGACTGGTTCTACAAATGGTGGCTTAGGTATAGCATTTAATAAAGAAGGAGTTGATTTAAATGTTACAAACAGAGCGATTAATCATTAGGAGATTTACGAAAGAAGATTGGCAGGATTTGTATGAATACTTGCGTGATGAGGAAGTTGTTCAATTTGAGCCTTATGAGGTTTATACTGAAGAGCAAGCCAAACAAGAGACGCTCAAACGAGTAAATGACGATTGTTTTTTTGCAGTTTGTTTGAAAGCAGATGGAACAGTCATTGGGAATTTAACGTTAATTGAAGGAGCATTTCAAACATGGGAAGTAGGGTTTGTTTTTAATCGTCAGTATCAACGTAAAGGTTACGCAACAGAAAGTGTCAAAGCGTTAATGAATTATGCTTTTACTCATTTAGGTGCTAGACGAATTGTTGCGATGTGTAGTCCATTAAATGAACCATCTTGGAAGTTGTTAGAACGAATTGGGATGCGTTATGAGGGGACATTGTTACAAAATGTGTACTTTAAGAAGGATGAAGAAGGAAAGCCGATTTGGTTAGATACCTACGAGTATGCCATCTTAAAATCTGAATGGATAAAACAGGGATAACCTGTTTTTTTTATGGGGTTGTTTCGTTTAAAATAGAAATAATAAAACATTGTTACGTTAAAGTATTCACAACGAAACAATGTTATGCTATATTAATAGTATGATGAAACAAACCCTATTCAAAGGATGATTAAAATGGACCATAAAAAACAAAATTTAAATATAAGTTCAAAGCTTCATTTAGTAGGTGGAGATTATAAGAAAGTTCATATTTCTGGTAGTGGCACGTTTAGTGGGGATTTAAACTGCGATACTTTTCAAACGAGCGGCAAAGCAAACCTAGAAGGAAATTTGCTAACCAATCAGTTTTATAGTAGTGGGAAGGTATTATCAACTGGAGCTCTAAGTTGCCAAGAAGAAATTAAAGTGAGTGGAAAAGCTTGTTTTGAGAAATCTGTTACGGCAAAAGAAATCATTGTATCGGGAATATTGGAATCATTTGAACAGATAAGCGGTGAGAAAGTAAAAGTGTCGGGACGTGTGCGTGCTAAGTCGATGAAAGCTGATGAGGTTTTTATCTCAGGTTCAATGAATGTTCAAGAGTTACTTCAAGCACAAGAGTTAACAGTAAGTGGTTGGTTGAACGTATCAGGAGGGATCGAAGTGGAACAGATTAAAGTAGCCGGCCATGTCAGTTGTGAAGGATTACTAAGTGGTGAGAGCGTTAGGCTTGAGGCAATGAGTGGTTCAACATTTAAAGAAATTGGGGCAACAGAAGTTGAAATCATGCGTTCATCGATGGAGAGTGGCATGACCCAGATGGTTGGGTCACTTTTAAATACGCTGATGGGAGGATTATCGCCACTTAAAAAAGTAAGTGGAGAGTTAATTGAGGCGGATACAATCAGCGTAGAATATGCAAAAATTTCAAAAATTAGTGGGCATGATATCATCATTGGACCTAATTGTGTGATTGATGAGATTGAGTATAGTGGCAGTTTGAGTATTGATGAATCGTCAGTTGTTCATCATCAAGTAATGGTATAGGAGGTAAAAAATGATGAGAAGTTTAAAAATGAATGGTGCAGGAAGTAGTGGCGGTGGTGTTTTTAAAGAGGTTATGTTAGAAGGTGCTCATAAAATTACAGGAGATATCGACTGTGAGAATTTTCATACGGCAGGAACGTGCAAGGCTTTAGGTCACATTTCTTGTTTAACGTTTAACGGAGCAGGAGCTATGACGCTTCAGGGCATTAAGACAAAAGAGATGTCGGTAGTGGGATCTTGTACCTGTCATGGAACAGTTGATGGTGAAGTGTTACAGGTGGAAGGGTATTTAAGTGCAGATGAAGAAATAAATGCTGAAGACATTCGAATCGAAGGAAAGTTTAAAGTATTAGGTGTGATGAATGCAGAAAAGGTAACCTTGTTATTGCATGAACCATCAAGTGTAATGGAAATTGGAGCCGGAAAGATTGAGGTTAGAAAATTAACGAAAAAATCTAAATCATGGAATATCTTTACGATGTTTAAAATAAAGAAAGTGGCGTTAGAGGCAAATCTGATGGAGGCTGATGAGATTTATTTAGAGTATGGTCATGTTAAAAAGGTATGTGGCGATCAGGTGGTGATTGGACCTCATTGTATGATTGAGGAAGTGGAGTACCGAGGAGAGATTGATATCCATCCGACTTCGAAAGTTAAGCGTCAAAAACAAATTTAAGGAGGTTTGAAAGATGGCGGAGCATTTAAAGATATATGGTGATGCAACCGTTGGTGGAGGAACCTTTGATAAGGTTCGTATTTATGGTGATGGATTGATTACAACAGATCTTATAGCTAACAGTATTAAAGTTTATGGTGATGCGACGTTTGAGGGACGTGTTGAGGCCAATTTGATTAAGGTCATGGGGGATTGTGAGTTTAAAGGGCATGTGACGTGTCAGACGGTTGCAATTTATGGTGATACGACGTTTGAAGGAAGTGTTGCAATTAAGTTGTTAAAGATTCGTGGGATGGCGACACTTAATGAATCAAGTGTGATTGAAAGTATTCAAAGTATGGGAGCTTGCGTGGTCAATGGGACATTAAAAGGTGAACGTTTGACGAGCTATGGATCACTTGATGGGGATGGAACGATAAAGGTTCATACCTTAATGTCACAAGGTGAGATTCGAACACGAGGTGAACTTGAGGGTGAGTATTTAAATATTTATGGTGCGATTCATAATGCGAAGTTAATTAATGGTGAAGAAATTCATATTGTGTTAAATGAACATTGTCGCTGTGAAAGTATTGGGGCAACGAAGTTAACGGTGAGTCCGTCTAAGAAAAAACGAGTTCGTAAGACGTTGACGGTGAATCAAATTGAAGGTGATGAGATAAATCTGACGTATACGAAAGCGAAAAAGGTTCACGGTGATAAGGTGATGATTGGAGCGGAGTGTACGGTTGATTATGTGGAGTATTCAACTGATTTAACAACACATCCTACAGCAAAGATTAAACAACAAGATAGAAATTAGGTGATGAGTATGGAAGAATCTTTAATCTCTAAAAAAGAATTATTGCAGTTAACGAATATTTCATATGGACAACTGTACAGATGGAAGCGTAAAAACTTAATTCCTGAAGAATGGTTTATTAAGAAGTCTGTTTCAACCGGACAAGAAACATTTTTCCCAAGAAAAGAAATTCTTGAGCGAATTGAACGGATTCTTGAACTTAAGGATACAGTGTCGTTAGATGAGTTGTCAGAAATTTTCTCACCCCATGTAGCGGAACCAACATTTGATAGTTCGGAGTTAATAAATAAGAAGATTGTGTCACAGCAGGCAATGCAGTTGTATCAAAGTATGACAGGGGCTTCAGCTAATTTATCAGATTTAAAAGAGGTGTTGATGTTAAAAATTTTACAAGATTATGTGGCATCAGGGGTTATTACATTTGATGAAGGAAAAATGATTCAAGCTTTTTTAAATCAGCATTTTATGAAGTTAACACAGGAAAAATCAAGTCTTTTTTTGATGCGGCATTTAGGCCTGCCGTTTGTTATTGGTGCGATTGATAAGGAGATGTTGCTGATTGATGAGCAGGATCGAATTGTGTTAGAAATTGCAGTGGCGAAGGAACTAAGTCAGATTAAGTTAGCGAGTTTGCAATAAATTTTAAAATATCGGGGGGGACTGTTTATGAGACAGTACATGTTTAAACACAAATTTTTACTGGTTACAACAGTTTTAGTTCGTTGTATTGGGGCAGCGATGCAAGTCTATATTGCGCTTTTAATTCAACAATTGATTGATTATGTAGTGGGCGGGGACATGAATGGTTTTGTGAAGGCTATTCTCTTCGCGGCGGTTTATTTTTCACTGATGGGACTGGTTGACTATTTAACAAGTGCGACTCAGGCGATTTATTTGAAAAAAACGTTGATTGCGCTAAAACGTGATGTGTTTAAAGGGATTTTAGCAAAAGACTATGAAGATTTTAATAAGAGTAATACGGCTGATTATTTATCAAATTTGACGAATGATATGAATTTGATTGAGGCCAATTACATTACACCGTTTTTAATGATGATTGGAGATGTGGTGATTTTTGTAGGGACCACGGCTGTTTTACTCTGGATTAATCCCTGGGTGACACTTGCGATGTTTTTGATGGCCGCTTTATTAATGATTGTGCCATCGCTTTTTGGGAAGGTGCTTGAGAAAAGACAAAATAAAGTATCGGATAAGCAAGGGATGTTTACCTCAAAGATTAAAGATATTTTTCAAGGCTATGAAGTCGTGAAGTCTTATCGAATGATTCCATCCGTCACCCATGAATTTAACGTTGTGAATGATGAGTTAGAGGATGCAAAATTTAAGAGTACACATCTAAAAGGGGTGGCTCAAGCTGTTTCGATGATTTTTGCCATTGGTACACAAATTGCTGGAATGGCGATTGCGGGATACTTTGTCCTTCTTGGGCAAATGACAGTCGGAAATTTATTTGCGGTCGTTCAACTGGGGAATGGAATTCAAGGTCCGATTATGTGGATTATGCAGAAAGTGACTCAAATTAAAGGAATGAGCGGTGTGAATGAAAAAATCATGGCGCTGATTGAGGTAGGAAAACGTGAATCTAACGAAGTAGCATTATCAGAATTTAAGGAATCAATTAGATTAGAGAATGTGCATTTTGCTTATGAAGAAACACCGGTTTTAAATGGTATTTCTTATACGTTTTCAAAAAATAAAAAGTATGCGATTGTCGGTGAAAGTGGTTGTGGGAAATCGACGCTGATTAAATTAATGATGGGATATTACCGTGATTATGAAGGTCAGATTTTGGTGGATGGTCAAGATGTTAAGAATCCAATCCCATTATCGATGACAGAACTCGCTTCTATGATTCATCAAAATATTTATTTATTTGATAAAACGATTGCAGATAATATTTTCTTAGATCAAACCTTTGCAGATATTCAAATAAAACGTGCTTTAACTCAAAGTGGTGTAACAAAATTTATCAAGCTGTTACCTGAGGCTTTAAAAACTGCTGTTGGTGAAAATGGGAAGAATTTATCAGGAGGGCAAAAGCAACGTGTGGCGATTGCGCGCGCCTTAATTCAGGAGATGCCTATTTTAATGTTGGATGAGGGAACCTCAGCACTTGATTTACAGACGGCGTATGATATTGAAAAGACGTTGCTTGCAATCGATGAGTTAACAGTCATTACCATTACTCATAAGTTAAGTGAGGAAATTTTATCAGATTATGATGAAATCATCGTGATGGATCAAGGTCAGATTGTTGAATCTGGAAGTTTTAATCATTTATTAACTCAAAAAGGTGCATTTTATCAGTTATATACACTTAAAAAAGACGACGATTTTTCTGTTGCTAGTTAAGATTAAAGTCGACCTTCTAGGTCGGCTTTAAAAATAATTTTTCTATATGGTAATAAATGGTTTTTTAGGGGCGGGGAGTTAAGGGAAAATAAAAAAAGCTATTGATTATATTCAATAGCTTCAGTTTAAAACAAATTTAGTAACGTCGACATCCTCGTTTAGTAATGAAATCACCTGTTTCTAATTGGTAGAAATCTTCTGACTCTCCAATGACACGACGTAAATCACCTGGACGGAGGACGGTTGTCGCATGAGCATCAGGAGATGCTTCGGTTAAAACTGGGATATTACTGATGACTTTAACAACAAATGGGTCTTCTAATGTGATGACTTCATTCGTTGCTGCAACTAACACCTCACAAAATTCTTTACTAATCCACCCCGGTTTAATTCGATACATGTCATTGACAACGGACGAAACAGAATAGACTTGCCCAACCTTTGCACAAACCATCATTTTTGAGGTGTTTGAAGGATCTTTGTGAATGGTGGCATGATCTAAAACAGCAATTAAAAACTTGTCATTTGGAACATAATACGTGTTTTCGTTATATTTCACATTAGCCATCTTTATCAATCTCCCTTTAGGTGAATATCATCTTTCTCTATCAGTATATGTTTGAATTTTTTATATTTTCCCATGATTCGTCTAATTTTCGAAAGAAATGAATAAGTTTGTTAAGGGATGATGCGTAATTAGGCTTTAGATCATAAGTGGTAGGGGGAGAGAATGGATTTTATGAAGTATCAGGTGATAGATGAGGCGTAAAAGACGTTTAATAGTCCTCGAACTTTAGAGAAATTTTTAAACAAGAAGGTTTGTTTATCGAAAGAATATGAAGTTTTAGGGGCTATTTTGTTAACGATGGATAGAAAAATGAGGATTTAACTAGGGGAGGCATTAATCATGAATGAGAAATCATCAAAGGATGTTAATCGAAGGGATTTAAATCATTTAAAGTATTTGATTTCACACGCTTGGAAATGGGATAAGTTATTATTTGTTTATTATGGTTTATTTACATTATTAACAGCCGTGCAACCCTTTATCAGTTTGTTTTCGATTAAGTGGCTGATTGATGAGTTGACGACAGAAATGAATGTGATAGTGTTAGCTTGTATTTTAGGATTCTTTTTGCTCGGTGGGGTAATGGTTAATGCCCTTGTTACATTCATTAAAAATTTATATATGCCCCGTCTCATTTTACTGCGTTTTAAGTTTATAAATCAGATGCAACGTAAAGCTATGAAGATGGATTTTAGATATACAGAAGATCCCAAAACATTGGATGATTTAGAAAATGCCGGGCAAGCTGTTTCTTCAAATCATGTGGGAATTGAAGGGGTTTTTCATAAGTTGTTTGAGGTATCGGGGAGTTTAGTGTCGTTACTGACATATATGAGTTTATTATTTATGCTCAGTCCATGGGTTCTTTTATACTTATTTTTGAATATGCTGTTTGTTTACTATTTAACATCTAGAGCGAAAAAATATGAATTCTCTAAAAAAGATGAAAATGCAGCGTTAAATCGCCGGTCGAGCTATTTGTATAATACGATGTCAGATTTTAAATTTGGAAAAGAGATTCGCATTTATCAATTAGGGATTTGGCTTTGTGAAAAATTTAGAGGGATAAAAGGAGAACACTTACAGTTAACGAAAAAAATTCAAAAGCGTTATTTGGGCGTGAGTTTAGTGGATGCAATCTTGATTTTAATTCGAGAAGGAATTGTGTACGCCTATTTAATTTATTGTGTCTTAGCAAAGGGATTAAGCCTTGGAAGTTTCTCCATGTATTTTACGAGTATTAGTCATTTCACGACGACCTTGCAAAGCGTAATGGAAGATTTAGCTCATCTTCGTTTGCAATTATTGTATGTCAATCATTTTAGAACTTTTTTAGAGATTCAAGATGAGCTACCATTAGAAGAACCAACCCCTATTCCGTTGCTTAAACCGTATACGATTGAGTTTAAAAAGGTGAGTTTTAAATATCCAAACAGTGAACGTTATATCTTTAAAGATTTATCGTTTAAAATTAAGGCAGGAGAACGCTTGGCCATTGTTGGCATAAACGGAGCAGGAAAAACAACGTTGGTTAAATTAATAACTCGTTTATATGAACCAACAGATGGTGAAATATTATTAGACGGGATTAATGTTAAAAATTTGGACCGCGCCAAGTATTTCGACTTATTCTCAGTCGTGTTTCAAGATATTAAAGTGTTGGCGTTTACGGTTGGTGAAAATGTAGCGATTCAAAATCGTGATGTCCTTGACCGTGCAAGAGTGATGGAATGTTTAGAGCAGGCAGGGATTAAAGATAAAATTGCATCCTTAAAGCATGGCATTGAGACGCCGATGTTAAAAGGTCTTGAAGAAGAGGGAATTGAGTTATCGGGAGGTCAAAATCAAAAATTAGCATTAGCGCGGGCACTCTATAAAAATGGAGACATTGTCATTTTAGATGAACCCACTTCAGCGCTTGATCCGTTAGCAGAGTATGAAATTTATCAAAACTTTGATGCCTTGATTGGAGATAAGACTGCCATTTATATTTCTCACCGATTATCAAGTACACGTTTTTGTGATACGATTGCTTTTTTTGAAAATGGGGAGATTTTAGAGTATGGTACTCATGAGGAACTGTTAGCGAAAAAGGGGCGTTATGCGGAAATGTTTAATATTCAAGCACAGTATTATCAGTTAGAGTCAGTAGAGGAGATGGCAGCATGCGCAAATTAATAGAACCCTTGATGAAAGATTTGAACGTGATTTTCTTTTTATTTCGATTGGCCTATCAGATTTCAAAGACCTATCTTCCCATTGTCATCACCTCATCTATTGTGACGGCCTTGATGCCATTTTTGAATTTGGTGATGATGAAGCTAGTCATTGATGAGTTGACCGGTTCTAGAAGGATTGAGGTTTTTATCTGGTTGGTTGGAATCGTGGTGCTTGGAAATTTGGTGTTAAATGTGACATCGCGTTGTTTGAAAACGAAGGTGGAGATTAAAAATGAGGAGTTGTTAAATGGATTTGACGCGATGGTGGGTGAAAAAATCATGAGCCTTGATTTTCAAATGATTGAGGATCCAAAGATTCTAGATTTGAAAGAGCGTGCGTTATTTCCGATTCATAATCAGGGGGCAATGTATCGGGTCATGGAATATTCGATGACGTTATTTTCAACCATCTTAACGATGATTGGATTGATTGCCATGATTTCGATGTTAAATCCGTTGATGATTCTATTTTTGTTTTTAATGGCAATTTTATCAGCGTTCATTAATAAGAAGGCACAACAAGTGATGTTTAAATTTTATCAACTCTTGATTCCAGTTAATCGTAAGTTTAGTTATTTTGGAAACTTAACGAGCGATTTTAGTTATGGAAAAGAGATTCGTTTATATAAAATGGACGATTTAATCATGGATCGTATTGAGGATTATAATCACACGACGTTAACGGTCTTTACTGATTTATATGAAGTGCTTGGGAGATATGCAGCTTATAGTGAAGTGATGATGCAGATTCAGATAGTGTTCGTGTATCTTTATATGGTATATAAAGTCATTGTTAAATCGATTGGACTGGGTGATTTTACGATGTATGCCTCAGCTGCAACACAGTTTGGTCAGTGTTTATCACAAATTTTAAATACCTACATGGAGCTATCTCAAATGTGTCGATACATGGAATCGTATATAGAATTTGATGCATTAAAACCAAGTGTTTTAAGTGGGAAAGAGACAGATGTACCGATGGATAATCTGACACTTGAGTTTAAAAATGTGTCATTTAAATATCCAAAAAGTGAAGTTAATGTGCTAAATAACGTTAATGTGACGATTCTGCCAGGTGAGAAATTATCCATTGTTGGACTCAATGGTGCGGGGAAAACAACCTTTATTAAATTATTAACGCGTTTGTATGAACCAACAGAAGGAGCCATTTATTTAAATGGGGTTAATATTTTAGAGTATGATTTAAAAGAGTATTTAGCTTTAATGTCTGTCGTTTTCCAAGATTTTAAATTGTTCGCTTTCTCGGTTAAAGATAACATTGTGTTTAATCAAGTGGAGAAAGATGAAACGATTATTGAAGTATTAAGAGAAGCGGGATTTGAAAAAGATTTGGCTAATCTTCCAAAAGGAATCGAAACGCCTATTTATAAAACATTTGAAGAAGATGGTGTCGAATTTTCAGGTGGACAAAGTCAAAAAATTGCGATTTCCCGGGCAATATACAAAAATTCCCCGATTGTCATTTTAGATGAACCGACATCTGCTCTTGATCCGATGACTGAGTATGATATTTATCACCGTTTTAATGAATTAGTGGGAGCTAAAACAACGATTTATATTTCTCATCGTTTATCGAGTTGTTTATTTTGCGATCGAATTGCAGTTTTTAAGGATGGACAGATTGTTGAACTTGGAACACATGATGATCTGATGA is a window of Turicibacter sanguinis DNA encoding:
- a CDS encoding ABC transporter ATP-binding protein, coding for MNEKSSKDVNRRDLNHLKYLISHAWKWDKLLFVYYGLFTLLTAVQPFISLFSIKWLIDELTTEMNVIVLACILGFFLLGGVMVNALVTFIKNLYMPRLILLRFKFINQMQRKAMKMDFRYTEDPKTLDDLENAGQAVSSNHVGIEGVFHKLFEVSGSLVSLLTYMSLLFMLSPWVLLYLFLNMLFVYYLTSRAKKYEFSKKDENAALNRRSSYLYNTMSDFKFGKEIRIYQLGIWLCEKFRGIKGEHLQLTKKIQKRYLGVSLVDAILILIREGIVYAYLIYCVLAKGLSLGSFSMYFTSISHFTTTLQSVMEDLAHLRLQLLYVNHFRTFLEIQDELPLEEPTPIPLLKPYTIEFKKVSFKYPNSERYIFKDLSFKIKAGERLAIVGINGAGKTTLVKLITRLYEPTDGEILLDGINVKNLDRAKYFDLFSVVFQDIKVLAFTVGENVAIQNRDVLDRARVMECLEQAGIKDKIASLKHGIETPMLKGLEEEGIELSGGQNQKLALARALYKNGDIVILDEPTSALDPLAEYEIYQNFDALIGDKTAIYISHRLSSTRFCDTIAFFENGEILEYGTHEELLAKKGRYAEMFNIQAQYYQLESVEEMAACAN
- a CDS encoding ABC transporter ATP-binding protein, with translation MRKLIEPLMKDLNVIFFLFRLAYQISKTYLPIVITSSIVTALMPFLNLVMMKLVIDELTGSRRIEVFIWLVGIVVLGNLVLNVTSRCLKTKVEIKNEELLNGFDAMVGEKIMSLDFQMIEDPKILDLKERALFPIHNQGAMYRVMEYSMTLFSTILTMIGLIAMISMLNPLMILFLFLMAILSAFINKKAQQVMFKFYQLLIPVNRKFSYFGNLTSDFSYGKEIRLYKMDDLIMDRIEDYNHTTLTVFTDLYEVLGRYAAYSEVMMQIQIVFVYLYMVYKVIVKSIGLGDFTMYASAATQFGQCLSQILNTYMELSQMCRYMESYIEFDALKPSVLSGKETDVPMDNLTLEFKNVSFKYPKSEVNVLNNVNVTILPGEKLSIVGLNGAGKTTFIKLLTRLYEPTEGAIYLNGVNILEYDLKEYLALMSVVFQDFKLFAFSVKDNIVFNQVEKDETIIEVLREAGFEKDLANLPKGIETPIYKTFEEDGVEFSGGQSQKIAISRAIYKNSPIVILDEPTSALDPMTEYDIYHRFNELVGAKTTIYISHRLSSCLFCDRIAVFKDGQIVELGTHDDLMKEGGLYQEMYQAQAQYYI